In Deinococcus yavapaiensis KR-236, a genomic segment contains:
- a CDS encoding DUF6428 family protein produces the protein MTQILTAPDRTQAFLDTLEPHANKLLIFQLHGETLVREGYHVTEVKAVTIEAMDCGGRADAWRETVVQLWNGGGEEDQGFMTVDKFLAIYRRVAASVPVRRDAKLRFEYGDAVHPTIQYFVGSVDAQVDRVLVNLGYPAVSCKPNDERIAAGEAACCGPASARTAELVALDVLPTAPAKGCC, from the coding sequence ATGACCCAGATCCTCACCGCGCCCGACCGCACCCAAGCCTTCCTCGACACCCTCGAACCCCACGCGAACAAGCTCCTGATCTTCCAACTTCACGGCGAGACGCTCGTACGCGAGGGCTACCACGTCACCGAAGTCAAAGCCGTCACCATCGAAGCCATGGACTGCGGCGGTCGCGCCGACGCCTGGCGTGAAACCGTCGTGCAACTCTGGAACGGCGGAGGCGAAGAAGACCAAGGCTTCATGACCGTCGACAAGTTCCTCGCCATCTACCGCCGCGTCGCCGCGAGCGTTCCCGTTCGACGTGACGCCAAGCTACGTTTCGAGTACGGCGACGCCGTCCATCCCACCATCCAATACTTCGTGGGCAGCGTCGACGCGCAAGTGGACCGCGTCCTCGTCAATCTCGGCTACCCCGCCGTGTCCTGCAAGCCGAACGACGAACGCATTGCCGCCGGGGAAGCCGCCTGCTGCGGCCCCGCCAGCGCTCGTACCGCCGAACTCGTCGCGCTCGACGTTCTGCCGACCGCGCCCGCAAAGGGATGCTGTTGA
- a CDS encoding ArsR/SmtB family transcription factor: MKFDQTAEVFKALGDVHRLKALHFLATADRTCCSTGQGVCTCDVQDHLGLSQPTTSHHMKLLVDAGLVTAEKRGKYTYYTLSPKGFEIARSALNSLATALPKAVKEAV; this comes from the coding sequence ATGAAGTTCGATCAAACAGCCGAGGTGTTCAAAGCGCTCGGCGACGTGCACCGTCTCAAGGCCCTGCACTTCCTCGCCACCGCCGACCGCACCTGTTGCTCCACCGGGCAAGGCGTGTGCACCTGCGACGTGCAAGACCACCTCGGCCTCAGTCAGCCCACCACCAGCCACCACATGAAACTTCTCGTCGACGCCGGCCTCGTCACCGCCGAGAAGCGCGGCAAGTACACCTACTACACCCTCAGCCCCAAAGGATTCGAGATCGCCCGCTCCGCCCTGAACTCGCTCGCCACCGCCTTGCCGAAGGCGGTCAAGGAGGCCGTATGA
- a CDS encoding MIP/aquaporin family protein: MSDVPLSRAITAELVGTFALVFFGPGAAVVQAQMGALGQVGVALVFGLSVATVIAAFAPISGAHINPTATFALVLAGKFPHSRAMPYILAQFVGAVFAGFVLLALFGRAGNLGATVPAGSVTQAFMLELILTFFLLLVALRSGLPWIVGGVVALEALMGGPLTGASMNPARSIGPALSSGVWTAHWLYWVAPLVGAALAVLVNRVISPRSARELEPRPQDAREFHSGEA, from the coding sequence GTGAGCGACGTTCCGCTCTCCCGAGCCATCACGGCCGAACTCGTCGGTACCTTCGCCCTGGTGTTCTTCGGACCTGGCGCGGCGGTCGTTCAAGCTCAAATGGGCGCGCTCGGACAGGTCGGCGTTGCCCTCGTCTTTGGACTCAGCGTCGCCACGGTCATCGCCGCTTTCGCACCGATCAGCGGAGCGCACATCAACCCTACCGCAACCTTCGCGCTCGTTTTGGCCGGGAAGTTCCCCCATTCCCGCGCCATGCCCTACATCCTCGCGCAGTTTGTCGGCGCGGTGTTCGCGGGCTTCGTGTTGCTGGCGCTGTTCGGCCGAGCAGGGAACCTTGGAGCGACGGTGCCTGCCGGAAGCGTCACGCAGGCGTTCATGTTGGAGTTGATCCTCACGTTCTTCCTGCTGCTCGTCGCACTGAGAAGTGGGCTGCCCTGGATCGTGGGTGGCGTCGTTGCCCTCGAAGCGCTGATGGGCGGGCCGCTCACGGGAGCGAGCATGAATCCGGCGCGTTCCATCGGCCCGGCCCTCTCGAGCGGCGTGTGGACGGCCCACTGGCTGTACTGGGTGGCACCCTTGGTGGGTGCCGCGCTCGCCGTGTTGGTGAACCGCGTGATCAGCCCGAGGTCTGCCCGTGAGTTGGAACCTCGACCGCAAGACGCTCGCGAGTTTCATTCCGGCGAAGCGTGA
- a CDS encoding arsenate reductase ArsC codes for MPRVLILCTHNSARSQMGEGLLRALARRHGVALEAHSAGIEATFVKPPAIEVMGELGIDLSSHSSKTLFDVPDPWNFDFVITVCDSAAEACPVYPAKTTRLHYPFTDPSGGSLARWRAVRDQMKARLEAFVLALRDGGDLPASYERTPAPEDA; via the coding sequence ATTCCTCGGGTGTTGATTCTATGCACTCACAACTCGGCGAGAAGCCAGATGGGAGAGGGCTTGCTGCGAGCGCTCGCACGGCGGCACGGCGTTGCCTTGGAGGCTCACAGCGCGGGAATCGAGGCGACCTTCGTGAAGCCGCCTGCCATCGAAGTGATGGGTGAACTTGGCATCGACCTCTCGTCGCATTCCAGCAAGACGTTGTTCGACGTGCCCGATCCTTGGAACTTCGACTTCGTCATCACGGTTTGTGACAGTGCGGCCGAAGCGTGCCCCGTCTACCCCGCGAAGACGACACGCTTGCACTATCCGTTCACCGACCCGAGCGGGGGCAGCTTGGCGCGTTGGCGGGCGGTGCGTGACCAGATGAAGGCGCGACTCGAAGCGTTCGTGCTGGCCCTGAGGGACGGCGGCGATTTGCCCGCCTCGTACGAACGCACGCCCGCCCCCGAAGACGCATGA
- a CDS encoding DEAD/DEAH box helicase, with amino-acid sequence MFSTSPWQLVYHLCGLTVLGSTPQQPLGAVPAPVRAALLHSALQLDSSVLEAEFVRTPLLFGAGEHVGVRAWRFTGARPGTLRDRQRRASTRTYASLDDFIRAHDLTRPTSGSDEHFAERIFLEEAFVPAFGLHGLSLLTPQERFTDSLGKARRIDFALHGDVKYAIEIEGAAYHARDRVTPEVFEDEKSRQRDLGAHGYRYVPFTVNDIRSGRAEAVLNELAMMDATLGRVWRAHDQGLSEGPSDAKITSLLEGVPQAFARTQTALLALLAETTDRGDAELHVVDAQAASPVIGLALLDLVACAERIFALYGQQVRLPRIHLTVHRPADEALYRSVLEAFLGESLQPNAATPDAWSTPFNVTFSNDPLDVDAADVVLAPKPFPSRRPVLLPHDLDARSHALLAQVGRTPPLQAQPVSPQRDVLDFFARRFFGVPELKPEQFKLVARALRQTSGLGLLPTGFGKSLVFQLFALLIPRTSLVISPLKALIRDQIHGLHRQGLVCAESISSTDSKAAKEAKLDGFRTHAYRLLYVAPERLQIKGFYEELRASMSNTPVGALVVDEAHCVSEWGHDFRPAYLQIGRLRTLLREASGRDVPIIALTATASAPVRADVLRVLGLDEGDVEQLASSDRPTISLSVHALNDSPYRSKADLLAHVVHDVVPKALRMKYEDIVPLRASERYEHAGVVFAVYANPHGKSSVFEGVHAIAKSVRERLLHDPAMVNVHASSSPSYCPECNSTMFVSASPKEIRAAGHAFKYGSRCLECDSVFQRAVYDDEWEEKVLATQDDFGDSRFPLLVATKGYGMGIDKRNIRFIVHHALSSGLEGYYQEAGRAGRDGAHAHAALIYAPPTESCWSQHLSKDGRPPCVTDERNFKFHKCPFGLESLCDYGRQARFVQESYPGVEHAVEQVEKTLERVVSGQAIETDDDEDLKHTQLSLYRLQQLGVLRGYALQYTSLRRVRFHIDLNPAWTVDSVRTELEDLLRQSGTPDPAKVMAPVLPRVSADGKERRRVNAASAGENKLDVLRKALTVLLDEVYRTVPRMRYQMLRNELAYARSRRDGVCRRVVIRGIFDTIDHIDQNTYNCGFCDVCVPDLQFKQTSATVPTRDVHIEQVARELHQVIETFDPASLRKVAELAVEHGATIGILARATHILERDGTNLSALYLAGDLSAHRPGQQEAALDYLRFGFEESARRGTDRDAVSLFYERARDVNPDHAFSWIVTSGSPFDTGRADDLKYLEGEATRTFGESSTSSRALRARRSTLQLGELRTALQRDVLMPLADLNAALQEITA; translated from the coding sequence ATGTTCTCAACGTCGCCTTGGCAGTTGGTGTACCACTTGTGCGGCCTCACAGTCTTAGGATCTACGCCGCAACAACCTCTTGGAGCTGTCCCCGCGCCGGTACGCGCGGCATTGCTGCACAGCGCCCTTCAACTCGACTCCAGCGTCCTTGAAGCGGAATTCGTTCGCACGCCTTTGCTGTTCGGGGCGGGCGAGCACGTCGGCGTTCGGGCGTGGCGTTTCACAGGGGCACGCCCGGGAACGCTGCGTGACCGTCAACGTCGCGCTTCCACACGTACGTACGCATCGCTCGACGACTTCATTCGAGCCCACGACCTGACCCGGCCGACGAGCGGCTCGGACGAGCACTTCGCGGAACGCATCTTCTTGGAGGAAGCGTTCGTGCCTGCCTTTGGCCTGCACGGCCTGAGCCTCCTCACGCCACAAGAACGCTTCACGGACTCCCTCGGCAAGGCGCGCCGCATCGACTTCGCATTGCACGGAGACGTGAAGTACGCCATCGAGATCGAAGGCGCGGCGTACCACGCCCGAGACCGCGTCACACCGGAGGTCTTCGAGGACGAGAAGAGCCGACAGCGAGACTTGGGCGCGCACGGCTACCGCTACGTGCCGTTCACGGTCAACGACATCCGCTCGGGACGCGCGGAAGCCGTTCTGAACGAGCTTGCCATGATGGACGCGACCCTCGGCCGAGTGTGGCGCGCGCACGACCAAGGGCTCTCGGAAGGGCCGAGCGACGCGAAGATCACGTCTTTACTCGAAGGAGTGCCGCAGGCGTTCGCGCGGACGCAGACAGCCTTGCTGGCCTTGCTCGCCGAGACCACGGATCGCGGCGACGCTGAACTTCACGTTGTGGATGCACAGGCCGCCTCCCCCGTCATCGGCTTGGCCTTGCTCGACCTTGTCGCTTGCGCCGAGCGGATCTTCGCGTTGTACGGCCAGCAGGTGCGGCTGCCTCGCATTCACCTCACCGTGCATCGCCCCGCGGACGAGGCGTTGTACCGCAGCGTCCTCGAAGCGTTCCTGGGCGAGTCGCTGCAACCGAACGCGGCGACGCCCGACGCTTGGAGCACGCCGTTCAACGTGACGTTCTCCAACGACCCTCTGGACGTTGATGCGGCCGACGTCGTGCTGGCTCCGAAGCCGTTTCCATCGCGGCGCCCGGTTCTCTTGCCGCACGACCTCGACGCTCGGTCCCACGCGCTGCTCGCCCAAGTGGGGCGCACGCCGCCACTGCAAGCGCAGCCGGTGAGTCCGCAGCGTGACGTGCTCGACTTCTTCGCTCGTCGCTTCTTCGGCGTGCCGGAACTCAAGCCCGAGCAGTTCAAGCTCGTCGCGCGGGCATTGCGTCAAACGTCCGGGCTGGGCTTGCTGCCGACAGGGTTCGGGAAGTCGCTCGTCTTCCAGTTGTTCGCGCTGCTGATTCCTCGTACGTCCCTCGTCATCAGCCCGCTCAAGGCGTTGATTCGCGATCAAATTCACGGACTCCACCGTCAAGGTCTCGTTTGTGCCGAGTCGATCAGCTCGACCGACTCGAAAGCCGCGAAGGAAGCCAAACTCGACGGGTTCCGCACGCACGCGTACCGCTTGCTGTACGTCGCGCCCGAACGCTTGCAGATCAAAGGCTTTTACGAGGAGTTGCGCGCATCCATGAGCAACACGCCGGTCGGCGCGCTCGTCGTGGATGAAGCGCACTGCGTGTCCGAGTGGGGCCATGACTTCCGCCCGGCGTACTTGCAGATCGGCCGTTTGCGGACGTTGCTGCGCGAAGCGTCTGGTCGGGACGTGCCGATCATCGCCCTCACCGCGACGGCGTCCGCGCCGGTCCGTGCGGACGTGCTGCGAGTGCTCGGCCTCGACGAGGGTGACGTCGAGCAGTTGGCGAGCAGCGACCGACCCACCATCAGCCTCTCGGTACACGCGTTGAACGACAGCCCGTACCGTTCGAAAGCAGACTTGCTCGCTCACGTGGTGCATGACGTCGTGCCGAAGGCGCTGCGCATGAAGTACGAGGACATCGTGCCGCTCCGGGCGAGCGAGCGTTACGAGCACGCGGGCGTGGTGTTCGCGGTGTACGCCAACCCGCACGGCAAGTCGAGCGTCTTCGAGGGCGTGCACGCGATCGCCAAGAGCGTGCGCGAACGCTTGCTGCACGATCCGGCCATGGTGAACGTGCACGCCAGCTCATCGCCGTCGTACTGCCCGGAGTGCAACTCAACGATGTTCGTCTCCGCGTCCCCCAAAGAAATCCGCGCGGCTGGGCACGCGTTCAAGTACGGTTCGCGTTGCCTGGAGTGCGACAGTGTCTTTCAACGCGCCGTGTACGACGACGAGTGGGAAGAGAAAGTGCTCGCCACGCAAGACGACTTCGGCGACAGCCGCTTTCCGTTGCTCGTCGCCACGAAGGGCTACGGCATGGGCATCGACAAGCGCAACATCCGCTTCATCGTGCACCACGCCCTTTCGTCCGGCCTCGAAGGCTACTACCAGGAAGCCGGGCGCGCGGGGCGTGACGGCGCGCACGCGCACGCCGCGCTGATCTACGCGCCACCCACGGAAAGCTGCTGGTCGCAGCACCTCTCCAAGGACGGGCGGCCACCGTGCGTCACGGACGAGCGGAACTTCAAGTTCCACAAGTGCCCGTTCGGGCTCGAAAGCTTGTGCGATTACGGACGGCAAGCGCGTTTCGTGCAGGAAAGCTACCCGGGCGTCGAGCACGCCGTCGAGCAAGTCGAGAAGACCTTGGAGCGCGTGGTGAGCGGTCAAGCGATCGAGACGGACGACGACGAGGACCTCAAGCACACGCAGCTCAGCTTGTACCGCCTGCAGCAACTCGGCGTGCTGCGCGGGTACGCGCTGCAGTACACCAGCTTGCGGCGCGTACGATTCCACATCGACCTCAACCCCGCCTGGACTGTCGACAGCGTGCGAACGGAGCTGGAAGACTTGCTGCGGCAAAGCGGCACGCCCGACCCCGCCAAGGTGATGGCGCCGGTGCTTCCACGCGTCAGCGCGGACGGCAAAGAGCGACGACGCGTGAACGCGGCGAGCGCGGGCGAGAACAAGCTCGACGTGCTGCGCAAAGCCCTCACGGTGCTGCTCGACGAAGTGTACCGAACGGTGCCGCGCATGCGGTACCAGATGCTCCGCAACGAGTTGGCGTACGCGCGCAGCCGCCGAGACGGCGTGTGCCGCCGCGTCGTCATCCGCGGCATCTTCGACACGATCGATCACATCGACCAGAACACGTACAACTGCGGGTTTTGCGACGTGTGCGTACCCGACTTGCAGTTCAAGCAGACGTCCGCGACGGTGCCGACGCGTGACGTGCACATCGAGCAAGTGGCGCGCGAACTGCACCAAGTCATCGAGACGTTCGACCCGGCGTCGCTTCGCAAAGTCGCGGAGCTCGCCGTGGAGCACGGCGCCACCATCGGCATTCTGGCGCGCGCCACGCACATTCTGGAACGGGACGGCACGAACTTGTCCGCGTTGTACCTCGCCGGCGACCTCAGCGCGCACCGCCCGGGTCAGCAGGAAGCGGCGCTCGACTACCTGCGGTTTGGCTTCGAGGAAAGCGCGCGTCGCGGCACCGACCGAGACGCTGTCAGCTTGTTCTACGAACGCGCCCGCGACGTCAACCCCGACCACGCCTTTTCGTGGATCGTCACGTCCGGCAGTCCCTTCGACACGGGCCGCGCCGACGACTTGAAGTACCTCGAAGGCGAAGCGACCCGCACGTTCGGGGAAAGTTCAACGTCAAGCCGCGCACTTCGAGCGCGACGCTCCACCCTTCAACTCGGCGAGCTTCGAACCGCTTTGCAGCGTGACGTTCTCATGCCGCTCGCCGACCTCAACGCTGCCTTGCAGGAGATCACCGCATGA
- a CDS encoding M48 family metallopeptidase has protein sequence MECVVVHELAHLIERHHNAHFLALLDQHLPTWQRWRDELNAAPLAWKAW, from the coding sequence ATTGAGTGCGTCGTAGTGCACGAACTCGCCCACTTGATCGAGCGGCACCACAACGCGCACTTCCTCGCCTTGCTCGACCAGCACCTGCCGACGTGGCAACGTTGGCGAGACGAACTCAACGCCGCGCCGTTGGCATGGAAAGCTTGGTAA
- a CDS encoding GIY-YIG nuclease family protein: MSTSSLFDLTADLGFPAFQEVAGRRSVADLYRGSERCGIYVLHFANGEAYAGQSVDVTRRFHDHRKTHPDITHMTFRRVPKRQLDEVERHVIHALERGRVPLRNIVFASVVTGERDLDLLVTPDEQRAWLDGQALPDEETRVQDDDLRRRYHAKFERLKRHPHYEEIRWALGTYVARTIPAPKRTELTFWAVSCLPSTNKTSLSRVNINLMETLMVFDGPERPEYACNIARTPLHDRWGTRWQEHVASLGLTIENIQYRTSGEDHVFLFAPTITSVERAFQDETVVQAMRAFNMRLLRKGPTVFYRYHCFDLADDLFSPLNDRPPGRGGAR, encoded by the coding sequence ATGTCCACTTCCTCCCTGTTCGACTTGACTGCCGACCTCGGCTTCCCCGCCTTTCAAGAGGTGGCGGGACGGCGCTCCGTCGCCGACTTGTACCGCGGCAGCGAGCGGTGCGGTATCTACGTGCTGCACTTCGCCAACGGAGAAGCGTACGCCGGGCAGAGCGTCGACGTCACACGCCGCTTCCACGACCACCGTAAAACCCACCCCGACATCACGCACATGACATTCCGCCGCGTACCCAAACGCCAACTGGATGAAGTCGAGCGTCACGTTATCCACGCGTTGGAGCGCGGGCGGGTGCCGTTGCGGAACATCGTGTTCGCCAGCGTCGTCACGGGAGAGCGCGACCTCGACCTGCTCGTCACACCTGATGAGCAGCGAGCGTGGCTCGACGGGCAGGCGCTTCCCGACGAGGAGACGCGCGTACAAGACGACGATCTTCGCCGTCGCTACCACGCGAAGTTCGAACGACTCAAACGCCACCCCCACTACGAGGAGATTCGCTGGGCGCTCGGCACGTACGTTGCACGTACGATTCCCGCGCCGAAACGCACGGAGCTCACCTTTTGGGCCGTGTCGTGCTTGCCAAGCACGAACAAGACGAGCTTGTCGCGCGTGAACATCAACTTGATGGAGACGCTGATGGTGTTCGACGGGCCCGAGCGACCCGAGTACGCCTGCAACATCGCCCGTACACCCCTCCACGACCGCTGGGGAACCCGTTGGCAGGAGCACGTCGCGTCCTTGGGACTCACCATCGAGAACATCCAGTACCGAACCAGCGGAGAGGATCACGTGTTCCTGTTCGCGCCCACCATCACCAGCGTGGAACGCGCTTTTCAAGACGAGACCGTCGTTCAAGCCATGCGTGCCTTCAACATGCGCCTACTTCGTAAAGGACCCACCGTGTTCTACCGCTACCACTGCTTCGATCTCGCCGACGATCTCTTTTCGCCATTGAACGATCGACCGCCTGGCCGAGGAGGAGCACGATGA
- a CDS encoding GIY-YIG nuclease family protein, with protein MTGRSIRIFLPDGTPGNLFTGEIINWTGRVTVFPRSELNRFLSREESAQPGVYLLLGQDPEDPNRDVVYVGESESLGDRLKNHDRDDDKAFWETTFAASSKDQNLTKAHVRYLEVRLIQLLVEAGRTSVWNTKHAGGNAKLPPLPEADRADMEFFLDQLLMLLPVVGFGHARPKVARPAPTTQPPSLLDRVEDEARFVLEQPAFGVRAEAVEVNGEFVVLAGATARTDGVESWVQYKALRKQFVAQGKFQPTPDGKTLLLQEDTPFGSVSAAAAVLMGRNANGRTEWRQAGTHRTYKDWQEAKIGTPASADSLDAMSS; from the coding sequence ATGACCGGGCGCAGCATCCGCATCTTCCTCCCGGACGGCACGCCCGGCAACCTCTTCACCGGCGAGATCATCAACTGGACAGGCCGCGTCACCGTCTTTCCACGCTCCGAGCTCAACCGCTTCCTGAGCCGAGAGGAAAGCGCGCAGCCTGGCGTGTACCTCCTTCTCGGGCAAGACCCGGAAGACCCGAACCGGGACGTCGTGTACGTCGGGGAAAGCGAAAGTCTCGGCGACCGCCTCAAGAATCACGATCGGGACGATGACAAGGCCTTCTGGGAAACGACGTTCGCAGCATCCAGCAAGGACCAGAACCTGACCAAAGCGCATGTTCGGTACTTGGAAGTGCGCCTCATTCAGCTGCTTGTCGAGGCAGGGCGAACCAGCGTGTGGAACACGAAGCATGCTGGCGGCAACGCGAAACTTCCACCACTGCCGGAAGCGGACCGCGCGGACATGGAGTTTTTCCTCGATCAACTCCTGATGTTGCTGCCCGTCGTGGGGTTCGGGCACGCTCGGCCCAAGGTGGCCAGGCCGGCACCGACGACACAGCCGCCTTCCCTGCTTGACCGCGTGGAGGACGAAGCTCGCTTCGTCTTGGAGCAACCCGCGTTCGGCGTGCGAGCGGAAGCGGTGGAAGTCAACGGTGAGTTCGTCGTGCTCGCCGGGGCGACCGCGCGCACGGACGGCGTCGAGTCGTGGGTTCAGTACAAGGCCTTGAGGAAGCAATTCGTCGCGCAAGGAAAGTTCCAGCCAACCCCGGACGGAAAAACCCTGCTGCTGCAAGAAGACACGCCGTTCGGCTCGGTGAGCGCGGCGGCAGCCGTGCTGATGGGCCGGAATGCCAACGGACGGACCGAATGGCGCCAAGCCGGAACGCACCGCACCTACAAGGACTGGCAGGAAGCCAAGATCGGCACGCCCGCATCCGCGGACAGCCTCGATGCCATGTCGTCCTGA
- a CDS encoding AIM24 family protein translates to MTGTTSTQYEILTFDTLTPTTMEAALLYHPLARTGARYRQLKITLSDSAIKLQKGVMQYVDGPITLTVESGGLGGMISRAVRNAATGDGDYKTTFTGTGDIYTEPSLQHYLPLALSGEEIVIDDNTFCACDASISVKLHVNRTLNALLGGEGWIQSKLSGTGRAMLRVPVPVAEIRVVRVRGELTLDGNLSVAHTAGLTVTAERAAKGFLASSRSGEGIVQRFRGEGSVWVMPTLPIHQALGPVRTTK, encoded by the coding sequence ATGACCGGCACGACGTCCACGCAGTACGAGATCCTGACCTTCGATACCCTCACGCCGACGACGATGGAAGCGGCGCTTCTCTACCACCCGCTCGCTCGGACGGGCGCACGCTACCGGCAACTCAAGATCACGCTCAGCGACAGCGCCATCAAATTGCAAAAAGGCGTCATGCAGTACGTCGACGGCCCCATCACCCTCACCGTGGAAAGCGGCGGCCTCGGCGGCATGATTTCACGCGCCGTGCGGAACGCCGCCACCGGCGACGGCGATTACAAAACGACCTTCACCGGCACTGGCGACATTTACACCGAGCCGAGCTTGCAGCACTACCTGCCGTTGGCGCTCAGCGGGGAGGAGATCGTCATCGACGACAACACCTTCTGCGCGTGCGACGCGTCCATCTCCGTGAAGCTGCACGTGAACCGCACCTTGAACGCCTTGCTGGGCGGAGAAGGTTGGATTCAAAGCAAGCTCAGCGGCACGGGCCGCGCGATGCTGCGCGTGCCTGTTCCGGTCGCGGAGATCCGCGTGGTGCGCGTACGTGGAGAGCTCACGCTTGACGGCAACTTGTCAGTCGCGCACACCGCCGGGTTGACGGTGACAGCGGAACGCGCCGCGAAAGGCTTCCTGGCGAGCAGTCGCAGCGGCGAGGGGATCGTGCAGCGTTTCCGCGGCGAAGGCAGCGTGTGGGTGATGCCGACGCTGCCGATTCACCAAGCGCTCGGTCCGGTCAGGACGACCAAGTAA
- a CDS encoding DUF7669 domain-containing protein encodes MPTNEPPNWMVLRDAAQKLTHRGLTPFTRSQLIATVHERYPDRGESSLNPMIQGMTVNLKGGAPGGIGKEIFRSVGRGLFELLEPPARSATQEVTPGAITLQAHASGSENGAATIHPVREQRVDVTAKRHHVWNGTAECDEVSLRSSNLYLARRVNRHAVLAYMQSLFLPALGLIVNRFFERDGSPHWQWFVDVAHIQPGDTIWLARDFYLDVVIELDGTLRVEDTDEFIAAVREGHLTAQEAEFALSVTHDLINALQRHGNSMATFLEEHGVAFPDATPLASP; translated from the coding sequence ATGCCGACGAACGAACCGCCGAACTGGATGGTCCTACGCGACGCCGCCCAAAAGCTCACGCACCGGGGTCTCACGCCGTTCACTCGCAGCCAGCTCATCGCGACCGTTCACGAACGCTACCCGGATCGAGGCGAAAGCTCTCTCAACCCGATGATTCAGGGCATGACCGTCAACTTGAAAGGCGGCGCGCCTGGCGGGATCGGCAAAGAAATCTTCCGCTCGGTTGGACGTGGCTTGTTCGAGTTACTCGAACCGCCCGCACGGAGCGCGACGCAAGAAGTAACTCCGGGGGCCATCACGCTACAGGCTCACGCCTCTGGGAGTGAGAACGGAGCTGCGACCATTCACCCAGTGCGAGAGCAACGCGTCGACGTGACCGCGAAGCGGCACCACGTTTGGAACGGCACCGCTGAGTGCGACGAAGTCAGCCTCCGCTCGTCGAACTTGTACCTTGCTCGGCGCGTCAACCGGCACGCGGTGCTGGCGTACATGCAGTCGCTGTTCCTTCCGGCGCTCGGCCTGATCGTCAACCGCTTCTTCGAGCGTGACGGGAGCCCGCACTGGCAGTGGTTCGTGGACGTCGCCCACATCCAGCCCGGCGACACCATTTGGCTGGCTCGGGACTTCTACCTCGACGTCGTGATCGAACTCGACGGGACCTTGCGCGTGGAGGACACGGACGAGTTCATTGCGGCCGTGCGTGAAGGGCACCTCACCGCGCAGGAAGCCGAATTCGCCCTCTCGGTGACGCACGACCTCATCAACGCGCTGCAGCGCCATGGCAACTCAATGGCCACGTTTTTGGAAGAGCATGGCGTCGCGTTCCCGGACGCAACTCCACTTGCGTCGCCTTGA